TGTTGAGGCCACCGCATTGCATCCGCCCTCGATTGCCAGTCTAACGATGTTTTCCGGGTCGAAGTAAATCGGGTTTGGAGCAAAAGAAGCACCGGCAGAGTGTTCTATTCCCTGGTCCACCGGTAAGATCGACAGATAGCCGGTACCGGCTAAACGGCCGGTGTTGAAGAGCAGTTGCATATTCCTTAAAACGGCAGTAGGACGGTCAGAGGGAATTAGTATGTCATCTATAAAGGAGGGTCCGGGAAGATGTAGTTGTTCTTTAGAAATGGTCTTGCACTCGTGACTCAAGAGATAATCGGCTTCGTCTCTTAATAATTCGACTATCGAGGCGGTATCGGATTTGAAAGAAGTTCTAACTCGTGCCATTTTTTTCTACCCCCTTATTTTTTATTTTTGCCGACTGCTGATTAACCAAAGTTTAATGTGATAGAAGCGTCACTGACCAAATTTCAAACTACAAACAAACTCTAATTTCCAAATACTGAATTTACTGTCATTACTCTATTAAAAGATTTTGAATTTATTACTTCGAGATCGTTTGAGATTTGTGATTTATTATTTGGAATTTTGGTTTCATTCGTGCTCATATGTGTTAATTCGTGGCTTGTTAATTATTATTCTCTCTTATCATTTAATATCGAGATTCCGGGGAGTTCTTCGCCGCCCAGAAATTCTAGTAAAGCCCCGCCGCCGGTAGAGATGTGCACTATCTCTGAATCCAGAACTTCGGATTTTCTGAGTGCGGATATAGTTTCGCCACCGCCCGCCACCGTGGTAGCTCCCCTCCAGGTGGCCAGGGCGACCGCGCGGGCAACGTGGGTCGTGCCTGCGGAGAAATCGGCTACTTCAAAAACCCCCATGGGGCCATTCCAGAAAATTAATCCGTTCCCCTGAATCTGCGATATATACCGGCCCACAGTCTTGGGCCCGATATCAAACCCCTTAAACTCTTCGGGAATCTCCTGGTCCACGACCATGAGGGTTTTCCGCTTTTCGATGCTTTCCGCAACCACATGGTCTATAGGGAGATAGATCTTCTCCTGGTAGTTTTGTAGCGCATCTTTGGCCCAATCTATCATCTCGTCTTCTGTAAGGGAGCTTCCTACGTTTACCCCCTTTGCTTTGAGAAAGGTGTAGGCTACTCCACCCCCAATGAGTACCTTGTCTGCTTTTTCGATAAGATTTTTAAGGGCGCTTATCTTGTCCTTAATCTTTGCCCC
The Thermodesulfobacteriota bacterium DNA segment above includes these coding regions:
- a CDS encoding phosphoglycerate kinase, which gives rise to MSKMVISDLPDSEFEGRRVFVRVDFNVPIRDGIISEDYRIRRAIPTIDYLVEKGAKVVLGSHLGRPKGRAIQDLSLRAVSSRISELLGKPVKFIGKVIGREVKSEVDDLEEGEVMLLENLRFHIEETENESEFSKQLASLADIYVNDAFGTSHRKHASTYGMTSHFDLRLAGFLVNKELKFLTKLKENPEHPFIVIVGGAKIKDKISALKNLIEKADKVLIGGGVAYTFLKAKGVNVGSSLTEDEMIDWAKDALQNYQEKIYLPIDHVVAESIEKRKTLMVVDQEIPEEFKGFDIGPKTVGRYISQIQGNGLIFWNGPMGVFEVADFSAGTTHVARAVALATWRGATTVAGGGETISALRKSEVLDSEIVHISTGGGALLEFLGGEELPGISILNDKRE